tgtCGCGTTTAGAAATGTAACAAATTTAATGCACGGGAGATCTATCATATGGCGATGATGACAGAATATCTTGAACGGATGTTCCGGAAATATAAGGCACGCGTGGCTTTTAGACCACGCCATTACTCGGAACCAATATTGGTTAGTCACGCTCAACCAGGCGCTTTAGACGTACCCGCCAATTCATAAAGAGTCTGATTGACCGAGATTATCTATGAGTTCCGAATTGTTTTGCAGACAGAGTCAGTCAGTTTCCCTTCCAAGGTACTGTAACTTTCGCCTTTTCAAAGAAACCTTATTTTTTAACAGACATCAAACAATAACAAAGACCTAATCAATGATTACAGGGATCTTGATTTTCCTTGCCTGCTACGGCGATAGgaataaaaaatgtacaatagAACTGTAACCTCCGTAAGCAACTGACGATCAGGAGTTGAACGGGTCACAGAGGCGATAATAAAGCTTACAGATCAGAACTTAAATCTTATTGAACATTATACATCGCAAAGAAAAAGTtacaaattacaataaatatctaTTTCATTACCGTACAGTAGATGGATTAAAATAACTTGTCATTCTTGAATGGAAAACTGCAAGTTGTGCGAATATGTTGCCCATAGATGAATGTATATgaaaagtaaattttaaaatacacgTACTAGTTAGCATAACTGGTCAGTGttcataaaataataaaaaaaaaaaacatatgttGTGTCTAGACAGTGGTAAGAAATTTGAGCATGCTCGTGCTACATGTACACCAGATTATACATATAGTCACTTATTaaatatgatgttttgttttgcaGTGAGATGGgaagtaaaacaatacaagCTGTATGAGTTCGACCAATCAATACCTGTCCCCAGAAGTACACAGGCATGGAAAAGGTAACATCTAcataatttttgtattttatagtTAAAGTTTGGTCTTTGTTCAAAGAACTGCCACGGCAATGTCAATATCATCAAAAGTAACCTTAAATGTATAGTGGCCACCGAACAACTGAAAAGAACatgaaacaatattttacacacattgacaaaaatcatatagaatattgcaatatattgtcACAAGAAAGTATTAGACAAATACATTGTCTTGTGCTATATATTATTTCCAACTCCAGGTTATTGGTCAATGTGCTGTACTTCGCAACCAGCGATTTTCGTTCTCCTAATACCATATATTCATTGAAGTTGGAAGTTATGGTGGAAATGAATATATGGTCACAGGATAACattcattttttaaacaaaaacaattttactGAATAAAGAATCGTGATCTATGTTACATTAaatttctttaatattttacaGGAAGCGGCTACGTGAGACTTCAACTTGCAGTTCATCAGCATCACCAGAGAAGCCACCAGACATTGGAGAAGTGAGAGATATTagttaacaaattacatgtagttCAGACTCCCCCATTGGAAAAAGTTTGGTGCATTTTTTTGGGTCATTTTTGGCCCCCTCTTTGATTTAATTGAATTACCTTTCCAGACAACAATGCcctatgaaattttaaaaataaaggagTTCAAAAAATTTTGACATAAGGTTGCCCCAGCAACCCCGGCCTGGGAAAAGAACCCATTTCATTTCCCCATTTTAAAAGGTGAATTCTAGTTTTTTTGCCCCCACATCAGATGGGGGGTATTCAAAACGCCCTGCTCCGTGGGcctgtccctccgtccgtccctccgttcCCCTCCccccgtccctccgtccgtccgtcccccGTTTCCCTAAACAATTCTTGTTTTTCgcatttcagaaaaaaactgaaagaatctttttcaaaaattttatatttaaagggTTTCCCCTTTGGGGCCTAgtttgcatattgcatttttttgaCCCAAACGGAAAAAaaaggccgacaggcagccatcttggtttttttaaaaattttttaaaagttaaatttggaaaaaaaaaatccaccaAAATTAATATCTTAAGTAACCTTAAATTATTCCACGAACCGAAGGCCTAAACAAAATTTTCCTTACAAACCATGCTGCTCCTTTCGGTCAAGCTTTCCTCCACTCGTTTTGAAGGAGACGAAAATTGCCACGCCTTCTGTTCGCATGCCTCTGGCAATTTCACCAGCTGTtctgaacaaaaaaaaaaaaaaacacaaaagtaTTTGAATGACATTCTATCACCAAAAAAAAATGGAATCCATActaacaaaaaagaaattacaAATGAACACATTTTATCAACGTCACTGATGCATTCACGATGCAATAATGAACCTTTTAAAAATACTACCCATCTGTAATATTGTGCTGCTTACCAATCATTGATCTAACATTTTCTGATTTCcataaatgtatttttcttgGTGTACCCAAGTGGACTTCTGCAAATTTTCTTAGTTGCAGGTGTCATCAGTTCTGTGTAAAACATTGAAGCATGCATTTAATATGTGAGTACTTAGCATTGACAATATTCAGTTACAGGGCAATTGGAAGGTTAATGATGCcatttcaaaaatatacaaCTAAGTCTTAATCATTCACATGACAATTTGTAACGGCGTTTTTTTTCTTGCGGTAGTTTCTTAATGAAAAGGAACAAAATGATTGGAGGAAGATCAATCAAGAGGGCGAAAAAGATTTCAAAGGTGGTTGTTTCATCATTCATTAAACTAATAGTCTATTCAATGATTCAAATGAAATTCAGTGAAAAATCATGTTAGATGCATGCTTAAACGCTAAAATCTACCTCATTGCTGTGTTCATAACGTATGGTGGGCCGACGGAGGACATTGACGTGTGGTGTCAGTTGTGGCTGAGACATCCAGGTGTTGTTAGTCGCTATGGGCTAGTTCAAACATAAAAGACAAATAACTACAGTATACAATTGCAACACATCTAAACGTTTCCttgttatatttacaaacaaatacaaaggAAAAACACCAGTTAAAGAATGTTCATTACCCCATAATGAGCTGATAATGTTGCTGCAAAAGTGTCCGATCTTATCTATAGCAGATTCATAAGATTAATCAAAGTCTCTACGAAAAGGTCCTGCAGGAATAGTGATTTCCCGATCAATTATGACACTACCTCTACGACCAAGATTTTGGTGAACTGTAATGTTGACACTGTCTCCAGGTGAACTTGGCTTTgagtttgttttcattttcaatatctcAAGCGTAGCCGTGGATCTCTGGGAACAATGAAGTTTTAGGCGTGGGGAGAAACGCTCTTCATTAAGAGTTTAAGCTTCAAGTCAACTCCTGGTGAAACctaatcacaaaaaaatata
The genomic region above belongs to Pecten maximus unplaced genomic scaffold, xPecMax1.1, whole genome shotgun sequence and contains:
- the LOC117319447 gene encoding uncharacterized protein LOC117319447, yielding MDPSRIDIDSCLCPDGKWQCPVGDCNQKLSRKQTLKQHITSLHDIDVRWEVKQYKLYEFDQSIPVPRSTQAWKRKRLRETSTCSSSASPEKPPDIGEVRDIS